In the genome of Polaribacter atrinae, one region contains:
- a CDS encoding VPS10 domain-containing protein has translation MKKITLIVFLLIYNICDAQISNQWSQIFLKWNVKQDNGGTGVVRSIRIDPSDTNSVLIGASTAGIWHTANAGEDYRLVSVGVPEVEWVNEIVFSRKNPKIVYAGTDIGVVKSIDGGLNWNYTGLKKEKPAKYGDLLWVDVSDKSSSIVYATVEESGSYRLLKSKNGGDSWKEMYKTSSKIWDMRVKPNNPNIVYILEESSTTKWINFKRSTDSGVTFTTINNGFPADYSTDSHRARLGTTPANNNVVYVAIGYNGGGDNDKISFFKSSNAGISFDKKCCGNPTNPLENANGATDFLYETCHLAQLTWNFAFTVSETDENFLACAANKLKVSKDGGATWGYDVTGNIITGKQYDYYKSNNAHTGVHGDHHGLSVIGTQIWNGNDGGVYHSSDGGKTVVYDKSDGLGLQELWGFSQSFKNDIMAVGLNHNQICFRDDAVYGGWIGVNGADAMAANVNPIDDQFMYNHPWGHERVERALAGVKGHKMQKLGIELGYITLDNLEFHPHQYYTMYGSDYGDRNKTYKLTKSTDNAESWQVIKSFEDEKKNAVSVKVSFANSNYVYAVVEPNRVIKSVDEGKTWTEVGPPSTLIKNTTLWRLAVSDKNPEHLWVTSKKGTKAQVFFSNNGGRTWSDYSEGLPNQPVYSIIYQRGSDDILYLGTGFGVYYRKKNMSEWKLFGTGMQAGKTPFMFINYAKGKLRLGTSRGLWEVNLLKLTAPKANITANKSTFNEENPVIKFADYSVADKDATYAWSFPGGFPATSTLERPEIRYSKVNGTSFNVTLTVTDARGTSTQTLKDFIKYAKNKTIIK, from the coding sequence ATGAAAAAAATCACTCTAATAGTTTTTTTATTAATCTATAATATATGCGATGCACAAATTAGTAATCAATGGTCGCAAATATTCTTAAAATGGAATGTTAAGCAAGATAATGGAGGAACAGGTGTAGTTCGTTCCATAAGAATTGATCCTAGTGATACAAATTCGGTTTTAATAGGTGCGTCAACAGCAGGAATTTGGCACACAGCAAATGCCGGAGAAGACTATAGATTAGTTTCTGTAGGTGTTCCTGAAGTAGAATGGGTAAATGAAATTGTTTTCAGTAGAAAAAATCCAAAAATTGTATATGCTGGTACTGATATTGGTGTGGTTAAATCTATAGACGGTGGTTTAAATTGGAATTATACAGGATTAAAAAAAGAAAAACCTGCTAAATATGGCGATTTATTATGGGTAGATGTATCAGATAAAAGCAGTAGCATTGTATACGCTACTGTAGAAGAATCAGGTTCGTATAGATTACTGAAATCTAAAAATGGAGGAGACTCTTGGAAAGAAATGTATAAAACATCTTCCAAAATTTGGGATATGCGTGTAAAACCAAATAATCCAAATATTGTATATATTTTAGAAGAATCATCAACAACAAAGTGGATTAATTTTAAAAGATCAACAGATAGCGGAGTTACATTTACAACAATAAATAATGGCTTTCCTGCTGATTATAGCACAGATTCTCACAGAGCAAGATTGGGAACAACACCTGCAAATAATAATGTGGTTTATGTTGCAATTGGTTACAATGGAGGCGGTGATAATGATAAAATTTCTTTCTTTAAATCTTCAAACGCCGGAATTTCTTTTGATAAAAAATGTTGTGGTAACCCAACAAATCCTTTGGAAAATGCAAATGGTGCAACAGACTTTTTATATGAAACTTGCCATTTAGCACAATTAACTTGGAATTTTGCTTTTACAGTATCTGAAACCGATGAGAATTTTTTAGCCTGTGCAGCAAATAAGCTAAAAGTAAGTAAAGACGGTGGAGCAACTTGGGGTTACGATGTTACTGGAAATATAATAACAGGAAAACAGTACGATTATTATAAATCTAACAATGCACATACAGGAGTACACGGGGATCATCACGGACTTTCTGTTATTGGAACTCAAATATGGAATGGAAATGATGGCGGTGTGTACCATTCTTCAGACGGAGGAAAAACAGTTGTGTACGATAAAAGTGATGGCTTAGGTTTACAAGAACTTTGGGGATTTAGCCAATCATTTAAAAATGATATTATGGCTGTAGGGTTAAATCATAATCAAATATGTTTTAGAGATGATGCTGTTTATGGTGGTTGGATTGGGGTAAACGGAGCAGATGCTATGGCAGCAAATGTAAACCCTATAGACGATCAATTTATGTATAATCACCCTTGGGGGCATGAAAGAGTTGAAAGAGCTTTAGCAGGCGTTAAAGGGCATAAAATGCAAAAACTGGGTATTGAGTTAGGGTATATTACATTAGATAATCTTGAATTTCATCCACACCAATATTATACCATGTACGGAAGTGATTATGGAGATAGGAATAAAACGTACAAGCTTACAAAATCTACGGATAATGCAGAGAGTTGGCAAGTTATAAAGAGTTTTGAGGATGAAAAGAAAAATGCCGTTTCTGTAAAAGTAAGTTTTGCCAATTCAAATTATGTATATGCTGTTGTTGAACCGAATCGTGTAATTAAATCTGTTGATGAAGGAAAAACTTGGACAGAAGTTGGGCCACCTAGTACTTTAATTAAAAATACAACTTTATGGAGGTTAGCGGTAAGTGATAAAAATCCTGAACATTTATGGGTTACGTCCAAAAAAGGAACGAAAGCACAAGTCTTTTTCTCTAATAATGGTGGTAGAACTTGGAGTGATTATTCCGAGGGATTGCCAAATCAACCCGTATATTCAATAATTTACCAAAGAGGGAGTGATGATATTCTTTATCTAGGAACTGGTTTTGGTGTTTATTACAGAAAAAAGAATATGTCTGAATGGAAACTTTTTGGAACAGGTATGCAAGCAGGTAAGACTCCTTTTATGTTTATCAATTATGCAAAAGGTAAATTACGATTAGGAACCTCTAGAGGTTTATGGGAAGTTAATTTGTTAAAATTAACAGCTCCAAAAGCTAATATTACAGCCAATAAGTCAACTTTTAATGAAGAAAATCCTGTAATAAAATTTGCAGATTATTCTGTAGCAGATAAAGATGCAACATATGCATGGAGTTTCCCTGGTGGATTTCCAGCTACTTCAACATTAGAACGACCAGAAATTAGGTATTCTAAAGTTAACGGAACTAGCTTTAATGTTACTTTAACTGTTACAGATGCACGTGGTACAAGTACACAAACCTTAAAGGATTTTATAAAATATGCAAAAAATAAAACTATAATAAAATGA